One window of Chryseobacterium indologenes genomic DNA carries:
- the infC gene encoding translation initiation factor IF-3, protein MINDKIRVRELRLVGDNVEPGIYPIDKARQIAADQELDLVVISDKAEPFIARVLEYKKFLYEQKKKQKELKAKQVKVVVKEIRFGPQTDDHDYEFKKKHAEKFLEEGSKLKTYVFFKGRSIIFKDQGEILLLKLAQELEHVGKVDQLPKLEGKRMIMMMSPKKPAK, encoded by the coding sequence TTGATCAACGATAAAATTCGTGTGAGAGAGCTTCGTTTGGTGGGCGATAACGTAGAGCCAGGAATTTATCCAATTGACAAGGCAAGACAGATTGCTGCAGATCAGGAATTGGATTTAGTAGTAATTTCTGATAAAGCAGAACCTTTTATTGCAAGAGTATTAGAATACAAGAAATTCTTATACGAGCAAAAGAAAAAACAAAAGGAACTTAAGGCTAAGCAAGTAAAAGTGGTAGTAAAAGAGATCCGTTTCGGACCTCAGACTGACGACCATGATTACGAATTCAAAAAGAAGCATGCTGAAAAATTCCTTGAAGAAGGTTCTAAATTAAAGACCTACGTATTTTTTAAAGGACGTTCGATTATCTTTAAGGACCAGGGAGAAATTTTGCTTTTAAAACTTGCTCAGGAACTAGAGCACGTAGGGAAAGTAGACCAGCTTCCTAAACTTGAAGGAAAAAGGATGATTATGATGATGAGTCCTAAAAAACCAGCAAAATAA